One window of Planktothrix serta PCC 8927 genomic DNA carries:
- a CDS encoding antitoxin family protein, translated as MPQALKAIYRNGTFILKNPCNLPEGVEVELFVQSPQVIPPQITDIGTRQNFLKQLVERMQQNPIPSNSPRFTRDMLHERR; from the coding sequence ATGCCTCAAGCTTTGAAAGCAATTTATCGTAATGGCACATTTATTCTTAAAAACCCCTGTAACTTACCTGAAGGGGTTGAAGTTGAGCTTTTTGTGCAATCACCCCAAGTCATTCCACCCCAGATCACTGACATTGGCACTAGACAGAATTTTCTAAAGCAACTTGTGGAGAGGATGCAACAAAATCCTATTCCTTCTAATTCCCCTCGGTTTACACGGGATATGTTGCATGAACGCCGTTGA
- a CDS encoding putative toxin-antitoxin system toxin component, PIN family: MKIIIDTNVLISATIADGKPEHTIDFIVASDDWDWIVSEAILHEYRQVLNRPKLKLSDPVKQKWLDIVKEATIKINVEEVGSFQDLTLNENPELCYKFLPVYLQEYLGVLP; encoded by the coding sequence ATGAAGATTATTATTGATACAAATGTTTTAATTTCTGCTACCATTGCCGATGGAAAACCAGAACACACAATTGATTTTATTGTAGCCAGCGATGACTGGGATTGGATTGTATCAGAAGCAATTTTACATGAGTATCGCCAGGTTTTAAATCGTCCGAAACTTAAATTAAGTGATCCAGTCAAGCAAAAATGGTTAGATATTGTTAAGGAAGCTACTATTAAAATTAATGTAGAAGAGGTTGGGAGTTTTCAGGATTTAACCTTAAACGAAAATCCTGAATTATGTTATAAATTTCTGCCAGTTTATCTTCAGGAATATCTTGGAGTTCTTCCATGA
- a CDS encoding peptidoglycan-binding domain-containing protein — MQQQQNNYEFRFTIHRYLSIASGFVIGLSLIPSAIAQTPNLSPVKIAVEVSRPVLKMGSQGKDVSELQATLKLLGYYQGAVDGIYSEQTATAVSQFQTAAGLTVNGITDSTTWNRLFPPVTPTATSVTNNTVCPPAVVSNSTDTATAATTPDNPSFPILRLGMQGIAVTGLQERLKAKGFLKGGVDGVFGPETQLAVKAAQTEYKLKSDGVVGPETWIILLR; from the coding sequence ATGCAACAACAACAGAATAATTACGAGTTTCGGTTCACAATTCACCGTTATTTATCGATAGCGTCTGGGTTTGTTATCGGGTTAAGTTTGATACCGTCAGCAATTGCTCAAACCCCGAATCTGTCCCCGGTAAAAATTGCCGTAGAAGTCAGTCGTCCGGTTTTGAAAATGGGGAGTCAGGGAAAGGACGTTTCTGAGCTACAAGCCACCCTGAAATTATTAGGATATTATCAGGGTGCTGTTGATGGGATTTATTCGGAACAGACCGCAACGGCCGTTTCTCAGTTTCAAACCGCCGCCGGGTTAACGGTTAATGGAATTACGGATAGTACAACCTGGAACCGTTTATTTCCTCCCGTGACTCCAACCGCTACATCAGTTACAAATAATACGGTTTGTCCGCCAGCCGTTGTCAGTAATTCTACGGATACAGCAACAGCAGCTACTACACCTGATAACCCTAGTTTTCCGATTCTGCGTCTGGGAATGCAAGGAATAGCGGTAACGGGTTTACAAGAACGTTTGAAAGCCAAGGGATTTCTCAAAGGTGGCGTTGATGGGGTATTTGGCCCGGAAACCCAATTAGCTGTTAAAGCCGCTCAAACCGAATATAAACTAAAATCCGATGGCGTTGTTGGGCCAGAAACTTGGATTATTCTGTTACGTTGA
- a CDS encoding M16 family metallopeptidase, translating to MTQTLIPSPTIRNVHRTVLDNRIVLLVTENPAADIIATRLFLRTGSRWEPQEKSGLSHLLAAVLTKGTDQLSSLEIAEQVESVGAKLNADTSTDYFLLSLKTVASDFQDILSLTGQLLRSPSFPVEEIELERRITIQGIRSQREQPFSVAFEQLRHQMYQHHPYALSTLGTEASVSQLSRDDLQDFHQTYFRPDNLIISIAGRITPEVAAEQIQRVFGDWIAPQTPLPTLSLPTLTPHPQSSITPQETQQSVVMLGYLTSSVNNEDYSALKVLNTYLGNGLSSRLFVELREKRGLAYDVSAFFPTRLDQSQFVVYMGTAPENTDIAIEGLRSEVERLVNIPLTSDELQVAKNKLLGQYALGKQTNSQLAQIYGWYECLGLGMEFDTEFQTNISAVTSEEALRVAHHYFIEPYLSVVGPAAFVGSQS from the coding sequence GTGACCCAAACTTTAATTCCATCCCCTACCATTCGCAATGTTCATCGCACAGTTCTGGATAACAGAATTGTGTTACTTGTAACTGAAAATCCGGCTGCTGATATTATTGCAACTCGTCTGTTTCTGCGAACAGGAAGCCGATGGGAACCCCAGGAAAAATCAGGACTATCCCATCTGTTAGCAGCAGTATTAACCAAAGGAACAGACCAACTTTCCTCCCTAGAAATTGCCGAACAAGTTGAATCCGTTGGAGCTAAATTAAATGCAGACACGTCAACGGATTATTTTTTACTAAGTCTAAAAACCGTTGCTTCCGATTTTCAAGATATTTTAAGTTTAACGGGTCAATTATTACGTTCCCCCTCCTTTCCCGTCGAAGAAATTGAACTCGAACGCCGCATCACCATTCAAGGAATTCGTTCTCAACGGGAACAACCTTTTTCTGTCGCCTTTGAACAACTGCGACACCAGATGTATCAACATCATCCCTACGCTTTATCTACCCTGGGAACAGAAGCCAGCGTTTCCCAACTCAGCCGCGATGACCTCCAAGACTTCCATCAAACCTATTTTCGTCCCGATAATTTAATTATCTCCATCGCCGGACGCATTACCCCAGAAGTGGCGGCGGAACAAATTCAACGGGTATTTGGCGACTGGATAGCACCTCAAACCCCTTTACCGACATTATCCTTACCCACCTTAACCCCCCATCCCCAAAGTTCTATTACCCCTCAAGAAACCCAACAGTCCGTTGTTATGTTGGGATATTTAACCAGTTCGGTCAATAATGAAGACTATTCTGCCTTAAAAGTCTTAAATACCTATCTAGGAAACGGGTTATCCAGTCGGTTATTTGTGGAATTGCGGGAAAAACGGGGATTAGCCTATGATGTATCGGCCTTTTTTCCCACTCGTCTCGACCAGTCTCAGTTTGTAGTGTACATGGGAACGGCGCCGGAAAATACCGATATTGCGATTGAGGGGTTACGCTCCGAAGTTGAACGTCTCGTCAATATTCCCCTAACCTCGGATGAGTTACAAGTGGCTAAAAATAAGCTCTTGGGTCAATATGCTTTAGGAAAACAAACTAACTCCCAACTGGCGCAAATCTATGGCTGGTATGAATGTTTAGGGTTAGGGATGGAATTTGATACGGAATTTCAGACTAATATTTCCGCCGTGACTTCAGAGGAAGCTTTGCGAGTCGCTCACCACTATTTTATTGAACCTTATCTATCCGTCGTTGGCCCAGCAGCCTTTGTGGGTTCCCAGTCCTAG
- the mnmA gene encoding tRNA 2-thiouridine(34) synthase MnmA: MSKVVVGLSGGVDSSTAAALLQHQGYEVVGLTLWLMKGKGQCCSEGMVDAASICEQLGIPHYIVDSRDVFQTYIVDYLVDGYSAGITPLPCSQCNRTVKFGPMLNYAREQLGIDRIATGHYARIDYDKISDRYQLKRAVDGNKDQSYFLYDLTQDLLAGTLFPLGEVLKTETRQIANQYELKTADKPESQDLCLVEANGSMQAFLDKYITGKKGDIVDTEGKVLGHHEGIHHYTIGQRKGLGISAPNPLYVVRIDAGRNQVIVGDRESAVQTECIIKRVNWVSISPPDNPIRAQVQIRYRSQPQPVTVVPLNSPEAEEIDPKIGSCVKLIFDEPIFGITPGQAAVWYDGDLVLGGGIIINC; encoded by the coding sequence ATGAGCAAAGTTGTTGTCGGTCTTTCCGGTGGAGTCGATAGTTCTACAGCCGCCGCCCTGTTACAGCACCAAGGATATGAGGTGGTGGGGTTAACCCTTTGGTTGATGAAGGGAAAAGGACAATGCTGTTCTGAAGGAATGGTAGATGCAGCTTCTATTTGTGAACAATTAGGAATTCCTCATTATATTGTCGATAGTCGAGATGTATTTCAAACCTATATTGTAGACTATCTCGTGGATGGATATAGTGCCGGAATTACACCGTTACCTTGTTCTCAATGTAACCGCACTGTCAAATTTGGGCCGATGTTAAATTATGCCCGTGAACAGTTAGGAATTGATCGAATTGCAACGGGTCATTATGCTAGAATTGACTATGATAAAATTAGCGATCGCTATCAATTAAAACGAGCCGTAGACGGCAATAAAGATCAATCTTATTTTTTATACGACTTAACTCAAGATTTACTCGCTGGAACTCTATTTCCTTTGGGAGAAGTCTTAAAAACCGAAACTCGCCAAATTGCCAATCAATATGAGTTAAAAACCGCCGATAAACCCGAAAGCCAAGATTTATGTTTAGTAGAAGCCAATGGTTCTATGCAAGCCTTTTTAGATAAATATATTACAGGGAAAAAAGGCGATATTGTCGATACCGAGGGAAAAGTTTTAGGACACCATGAAGGCATTCATCATTATACCATTGGACAACGAAAAGGATTAGGAATTTCTGCCCCCAATCCTTTATATGTTGTTAGAATTGATGCGGGTCGAAATCAAGTTATTGTTGGGGATAGAGAGAGTGCGGTGCAAACAGAATGTATAATTAAACGAGTTAATTGGGTGTCGATTTCTCCACCGGATAACCCCATTCGTGCCCAAGTGCAAATTCGCTATCGGTCGCAACCCCAACCCGTTACCGTTGTTCCCCTTAATTCCCCAGAAGCAGAAGAAATTGATCCAAAAATCGGGTCTTGCGTTAAACTGATTTTTGATGAACCTATTTTTGGGATTACTCCCGGTCAAGCCGCTGTTTGGTATGACGGAGATTTAGTCTTAGGAGGGGGAATTATAATAAATTGTTAA
- a CDS encoding SPOR domain-containing protein, translating to MSVYSIVIQKKTNGFTKFLGKIPLFSTLILLGGYGWIADPVLAEQRYGVYVNGESPLLLEVVQQVQPGAMLQRYNNRSIIDLGIYFNQSEAQQLIEALKQQGIQGEIINFKTGEDFNNPVTVNPIIIPPDQTDIKVITTSIPSGQIPVTTDLGLYQVFVSPTTASLNAVRQTSPNAETLTYQGQLIIQAGSFVNLSNANQLQQRLALMGISSSIINSTAQLQAFLASIPTVPNPVPNQPNFNLGLGNTNGYFILIPSQRNQLVAMAQNIVALGVPSQSVQMQQAPSNPFVAVGPFANQQLAQQWETYLKNSGLPRATLYFGR from the coding sequence ATGTCAGTCTATTCTATTGTAATACAGAAAAAAACAAATGGGTTTACAAAATTTCTAGGGAAAATCCCTCTATTTTCTACCCTAATCCTATTGGGGGGATATGGATGGATAGCAGACCCGGTTTTAGCTGAACAACGCTATGGGGTTTATGTCAATGGTGAGAGTCCTTTATTATTAGAAGTGGTGCAACAAGTTCAACCGGGAGCGATGTTGCAACGCTATAATAATCGCAGTATTATTGATCTGGGAATTTATTTTAATCAAAGTGAAGCTCAACAACTGATTGAAGCCTTAAAACAGCAAGGAATTCAAGGGGAAATTATTAACTTTAAAACCGGAGAAGATTTTAATAATCCGGTGACAGTAAATCCAATAATTATTCCTCCTGACCAAACCGATATAAAAGTGATTACCACTTCTATTCCCTCCGGTCAAATTCCTGTGACAACGGATTTAGGATTATATCAAGTTTTTGTCAGTCCAACGACGGCTTCTTTAAATGCAGTCCGACAAACTTCTCCCAATGCAGAAACCTTAACCTATCAAGGACAATTAATCATTCAAGCGGGAAGTTTTGTTAATCTGTCTAATGCAAATCAACTCCAACAAAGGTTAGCTTTAATGGGGATTTCTTCCTCGATTATTAACAGTACAGCACAATTACAAGCGTTTTTAGCCAGTATTCCGACTGTTCCTAATCCTGTACCCAATCAACCTAATTTTAATTTAGGATTAGGGAATACTAACGGTTATTTTATCTTAATTCCCAGTCAACGAAATCAACTGGTTGCTATGGCTCAAAATATTGTGGCTTTGGGTGTTCCTTCCCAAAGTGTTCAGATGCAACAAGCGCCTTCTAATCCTTTTGTTGCTGTTGGCCCCTTTGCGAATCAACAGTTAGCTCAACAATGGGAAACTTACCTCAAAAATTCAGGATTACCTCGTGCTACTCTCTATTTTGGGAGATAA
- a CDS encoding NAD(P)H-hydrate dehydratase: MNPQLRTEKLQQIVVTAEQMRNIEDRIFSAGIPVAALMEKVAGKISQRLQTLFSEQQINRYHKIGILVGPGHNGGDALVIARELYFLGYYVIIYSPFSKRKELTEAHANYAVSLGIPVCSNIEELQTCDVLIDGLFGFGLERFIIGEIATIINTINTWNKFVVSIDLPSGIHTDTGEILGTAIRADFTLCLGLWKQAFLQEVGLDYIGIAELIDFDIPLTDITAILGESPILNRITPSIAIHSLPLPRLANSHKYKNGHLLIIAGSQQYTGAAILAGLGARASGIGMLSIAVPNSIKPLLSSALPEALIIGCPETENGAILKLSEEIDLRRYQTIACGPGLTPEAHPILDRVLTANCPIILDADALNILAKLNPFFTLSSRQSPTIITPHFGEFKRLFPELIELEKNKITLAKQAAELTGAIIVLKGARTCIATPNQVWINPDSTPALGRGGSGDVLTGLIGGLLPPIILAEKPVESIVNTAVWWHSQAGILAARERTELGVDAYTLTQYLIPALIPFIKPRS; this comes from the coding sequence ATGAATCCTCAACTTAGAACCGAAAAACTTCAACAAATTGTTGTCACCGCAGAACAGATGCGAAACATTGAAGACCGGATTTTTTCTGCGGGAATACCTGTTGCTGCGTTAATGGAAAAAGTCGCTGGAAAAATTAGCCAACGGCTGCAAACTTTATTCTCAGAACAACAAATCAACCGCTATCATAAAATTGGGATATTAGTAGGGCCAGGACATAATGGCGGAGATGCGTTAGTTATCGCCAGAGAACTGTATTTTTTGGGCTATTATGTTATTATTTATAGTCCCTTCTCCAAACGAAAAGAATTAACAGAAGCTCATGCTAACTATGCAGTGAGTTTAGGAATTCCGGTTTGTTCTAATATTGAGGAATTACAAACCTGTGATGTGTTAATTGATGGGTTATTTGGATTTGGTTTAGAACGTTTTATTATCGGTGAAATAGCTACTATTATCAATACAATTAACACTTGGAATAAATTTGTTGTTAGTATTGATTTACCATCGGGAATTCATACCGATACTGGAGAAATATTAGGAACAGCTATTCGAGCAGATTTTACCCTGTGTTTAGGATTATGGAAACAAGCCTTTTTACAAGAGGTCGGCTTAGATTATATTGGCATAGCTGAACTAATTGATTTTGATATTCCCTTAACAGATATTACAGCAATTTTAGGCGAATCTCCTATCCTAAATCGCATCACTCCATCAATAGCAATTCACAGTTTACCCCTACCTCGTCTTGCCAATTCTCATAAATATAAAAACGGTCATTTATTAATCATAGCAGGTTCCCAACAATATACAGGAGCCGCTATTTTAGCCGGACTGGGAGCCAGAGCAAGCGGTATCGGAATGTTATCCATTGCGGTTCCCAATTCGATTAAACCTTTGCTCAGTTCAGCATTACCAGAAGCCTTAATTATTGGCTGTCCTGAAACAGAAAATGGAGCTATTCTTAAACTCTCAGAAGAAATCGATTTAAGACGTTATCAAACCATTGCTTGTGGCCCCGGATTAACTCCAGAAGCTCACCCTATTTTAGACCGAGTTTTAACAGCCAATTGTCCGATTATTTTAGATGCAGATGCCTTAAATATTTTAGCTAAACTCAATCCATTTTTTACCCTATCTTCTCGTCAATCTCCAACAATTATTACTCCCCATTTTGGAGAGTTTAAACGTCTGTTTCCCGAATTAATAGAATTAGAAAAAAATAAAATAACTTTAGCGAAACAAGCCGCCGAATTAACCGGGGCAATTATTGTCTTAAAAGGGGCAAGAACCTGTATAGCTACCCCGAATCAAGTTTGGATTAATCCTGATAGTACCCCCGCTTTAGGTCGAGGCGGAAGTGGCGATGTTTTAACAGGATTAATAGGAGGGTTGTTACCCCCTATCATTTTAGCGGAAAAACCTGTAGAATCAATTGTTAATACTGCGGTTTGGTGGCATTCTCAAGCTGGAATTCTAGCAGCAAGAGAACGGACGGAATTAGGGGTTGATGCCTATACCTTAACCCAATATTTAATTCCCGCTTTAATACCGTTTATAAAACCAAGATCATAG
- a CDS encoding M23 family metallopeptidase — translation MKLQVLEHTVFKLHPVAAEAISYNEKICAYCDTIFEIESCSEAEDNHLQVNFLSPKPKNMITWFVLAHQVRLLETDEELTASRSVSSASFAASNSDWIWPMTGTSMGSRAEFGYARGRLHAGLDIGGYTPDECYAASDGVVDYIKNDCSGAEGRAIYIKRSNGWEHVYFHLQSIRVKVGQTITKGQFIGVRGGSGFGYEGLEIDGGGYSIHLHFEVRQPNGESVNPRSILPDDGSVPIVG, via the coding sequence ATGAAATTACAAGTTTTAGAACATACGGTTTTTAAACTTCATCCCGTTGCTGCTGAAGCGATTTCTTATAATGAAAAAATATGTGCTTATTGTGATACAATCTTTGAAATAGAAAGTTGTTCTGAAGCAGAAGACAACCATTTACAGGTTAATTTCTTATCTCCTAAACCCAAAAATATGATCACTTGGTTTGTTCTAGCTCATCAAGTTAGACTCTTAGAAACCGATGAAGAATTAACCGCCTCCCGTTCAGTTTCTTCCGCTTCCTTTGCTGCTTCTAATTCTGATTGGATATGGCCGATGACGGGAACCAGTATGGGGTCAAGGGCAGAATTTGGTTATGCCAGAGGCAGACTTCATGCAGGTCTTGATATTGGGGGATATACCCCTGATGAATGTTATGCAGCTAGTGATGGTGTGGTAGATTATATTAAAAATGATTGTAGTGGTGCCGAAGGTCGGGCAATTTATATTAAACGTTCTAATGGTTGGGAACACGTTTATTTTCATTTACAATCTATTCGGGTTAAAGTAGGTCAAACTATTACAAAAGGTCAATTTATAGGAGTCCGGGGAGGTTCAGGTTTTGGTTATGAAGGGTTAGAAATTGATGGCGGAGGCTATTCCATTCATCTCCATTTTGAAGTGCGTCAACCGAATGGCGAATCTGTTAATCCGCGTTCTATTTTACCCGATGATGGCAGTGTTCCAATTGTGGGTTAA
- a CDS encoding NUDIX hydrolase, producing the protein MIQVSLAILYRDGKFLFQLRDNIPGIVHPGVWGLFGGHLEPEETPELCLKRELIEEIGYHVSDVILFNHYADSLVNRSVFYAPLTVDLSQLVLNEGWDMGLLTPEDIQAGECYSEKAGMVRLIGTPHQKILLDFMAQKLI; encoded by the coding sequence ATGATTCAAGTTTCTTTGGCAATTCTTTATCGAGATGGAAAGTTTTTATTTCAGTTGCGAGATAATATTCCAGGTATTGTTCATCCGGGGGTTTGGGGATTGTTTGGGGGACATTTAGAACCAGAAGAAACCCCGGAATTGTGCTTAAAACGAGAATTAATAGAGGAAATTGGTTATCATGTTTCTGATGTAATTCTGTTTAATCACTATGCTGATTCTCTGGTTAATCGTTCAGTTTTTTATGCTCCTTTAACGGTTGATTTGAGTCAATTAGTTTTAAATGAAGGATGGGATATGGGGTTATTAACTCCAGAAGATATTCAAGCGGGAGAATGTTATTCTGAAAAAGCGGGAATGGTTAGGTTAATCGGAACTCCTCATCAAAAGATTTTGTTAGATTTCATGGCTCAGAAGTTAATTTAA
- a CDS encoding RNA-guided endonuclease InsQ/TnpB family protein, whose protein sequence is MTEKAYRYRFYPTSEQEDLLRRTLGCVRLIYNKALAERTQAWYERQERVDYSQTSSNLTAWKKQEELDFLNDVSSVPLQQGLRHLQTAFTNFFAGRAKYPNFKKKRHGGSAEFTSSAFTYKNGEIYLAKSKQPLPIRWSRQLPSGCQPSTITVKLDPSGRWFVSVRIDDPTDNKLEPTDKNLGIDLGISSLFTTSDGVKVANPKHFNQLHKKLRLAQKSLSRKTPGSKNREKARKKVARIHAQITDCRRDHTHKITTQLIRENQTIVVEDLAVGNLIKNPKLARAISDANWAELVRQLTYKAEWYGRKLIKIDRWFPSSKRCGNCGHILDKLPLNIREWDCPNCGMHHDRDINAANNILAAGLAVSVCGATVRPEQSKSVKAGAKTRKGRKQKTKS, encoded by the coding sequence ATGACAGAAAAAGCCTACCGCTACCGATTCTACCCGACTTCTGAACAAGAAGACTTGTTGAGGAGAACATTGGGGTGTGTTCGACTAATCTACAACAAAGCATTAGCAGAACGAACCCAAGCTTGGTATGAACGGCAAGAACGAGTAGACTATTCTCAAACGTCTTCAAACTTAACTGCATGGAAAAAACAAGAGGAACTAGACTTTCTTAATGATGTTAGTTCAGTTCCACTTCAGCAAGGATTAAGACATCTGCAAACCGCTTTTACCAACTTCTTTGCAGGTCGGGCTAAATATCCGAACTTCAAGAAAAAACGTCATGGAGGTAGTGCAGAATTTACGTCATCTGCATTCACCTATAAAAACGGTGAAATCTATCTAGCTAAGAGTAAACAACCTTTACCGATTCGGTGGAGTCGTCAACTCCCTTCTGGATGTCAACCCTCAACTATAACAGTTAAGTTAGACCCTAGCGGTCGATGGTTTGTCTCCGTAAGAATTGATGACCCAACTGATAACAAGTTGGAGCCAACCGATAAAAATTTAGGAATAGATTTAGGAATTTCTAGTCTATTTACAACATCTGATGGAGTTAAGGTTGCCAATCCCAAACACTTTAATCAGCTACATAAAAAACTGCGACTTGCTCAAAAATCCTTGAGTCGGAAAACACCGGGATCAAAGAATAGAGAGAAAGCCAGAAAAAAAGTAGCCCGAATTCACGCCCAAATTACCGATTGCAGAAGGGATCATACTCACAAAATAACAACTCAACTCATTCGGGAAAATCAAACGATAGTTGTTGAGGATTTAGCGGTGGGGAATCTGATCAAGAATCCTAAATTAGCTAGGGCAATTAGTGATGCTAATTGGGCAGAACTTGTCCGTCAATTAACATATAAAGCTGAGTGGTACGGGCGAAAATTAATTAAAATAGACCGATGGTTTCCCAGTTCCAAACGTTGTGGAAACTGTGGACATATTTTAGATAAATTGCCATTAAATATCAGGGAATGGGATTGTCCTAATTGCGGGATGCACCATGACCGTGATATTAATGCAGCAAATAACATTTTGGCGGCAGGGCTTGCCGTTTCAGTCTGTGGAGCGACTGTAAGACCTGAGCAGAGTAAATCTGTTAAGGCGGGTGCGAAAACCCGCAAGGGACGGAAACAGAAAACCAAGTCGTGA
- the folD gene encoding bifunctional methylenetetrahydrofolate dehydrogenase/methenyltetrahydrofolate cyclohydrolase FolD, with the protein MDNLLDGKSTAKKIQAELQEQVQTWQTKVGRSPGLAVIMVGDNPASAVYVRNKEQACAKVGITSFGQHFSTETSQEELTDVIHELNQNEQVDGILVQLPLPANLDSVGLLYEIDPKKDADGLHPENLGRLARGEKGLRSCTPAGVMRLFQEYNIELKGKHAVVLGRSILVGKPMALMLLEADCTVTIAHSKTKDLAKVTRDADIVVGAVGRPQMITADFVKPGAIVIDVGINKITDANGKSRLVGDVDFNSVQPIAQYITPVPGGIGPMTVAMLLQNTFWSYLETVRS; encoded by the coding sequence ATGGATAATCTATTAGACGGTAAATCTACAGCCAAAAAGATTCAAGCTGAACTGCAAGAACAAGTGCAGACGTGGCAAACTAAAGTTGGACGTTCTCCCGGTTTAGCGGTGATTATGGTGGGAGATAATCCAGCCAGTGCGGTGTATGTTCGCAATAAAGAACAAGCCTGTGCTAAAGTCGGGATTACATCTTTTGGTCAACATTTCTCCACAGAAACCAGCCAAGAAGAACTTACCGATGTTATTCATGAACTGAATCAAAATGAACAAGTGGATGGAATTTTAGTTCAGTTACCCCTTCCTGCTAATTTGGATTCTGTTGGGTTATTGTATGAAATTGATCCCAAAAAAGACGCCGATGGTCTGCATCCAGAAAATTTAGGACGGTTAGCCAGAGGTGAAAAAGGGTTAAGAAGTTGTACTCCCGCCGGAGTTATGCGATTGTTTCAGGAGTATAACATTGAGTTAAAAGGCAAACACGCGGTTGTTTTGGGTCGTAGTATTTTAGTCGGAAAACCGATGGCTTTGATGTTATTAGAAGCTGATTGTACCGTAACCATTGCTCATTCAAAAACAAAGGATTTAGCAAAAGTTACCCGTGATGCTGATATTGTAGTGGGAGCCGTTGGACGTCCGCAAATGATCACGGCAGATTTTGTTAAACCGGGTGCTATTGTTATCGATGTTGGGATTAATAAAATAACCGATGCTAACGGTAAATCTCGCCTGGTCGGAGATGTGGATTTCAACAGTGTTCAACCCATCGCCCAATATATTACCCCAGTTCCCGGCGGTATTGGCCCCATGACCGTTGCGATGTTATTACAAAATACCTTTTGGAGTTATTTGGAAACAGTAAGGAGTTGA